From a region of the Pseudomonadaceae bacterium SI-3 genome:
- a CDS encoding TerC family protein produces MESLIQLFSEPTTWVALATLIAMEVVLGIDNLIFISILTNKLPEHQRERARRIGIGLALVLRLGLLGTVAWIVQLTEPVIELFGNALSWKDMILIAGGLFLLWKATKEIHHTMDPTPGGDMFEGKPLENAVTMGFSAAIAQILLLDLVFSIDSIITAVGMTEHVSIMVIAVVVAVTVMLVAANPLAKFINDNPTVVMLALGFLIMIGMTLIAEGFGAHVPKGYVYAAMAFSAGIEVLNILSRRAKRKQPESAR; encoded by the coding sequence ATGGAATCGCTTATTCAGCTTTTTTCCGAACCTACCACCTGGGTGGCCCTGGCCACGTTGATTGCCATGGAGGTGGTACTTGGTATCGATAACCTAATCTTCATCTCCATCCTGACCAACAAGCTTCCCGAGCATCAGCGCGAGCGTGCCAGACGCATCGGTATCGGCTTGGCGTTGGTGCTGCGGCTGGGCCTGCTAGGTACCGTAGCCTGGATTGTTCAGTTGACCGAGCCGGTAATCGAACTGTTCGGAAACGCCTTGTCCTGGAAGGACATGATTCTGATTGCGGGTGGTTTGTTTCTGTTGTGGAAGGCCACGAAAGAAATTCACCACACCATGGACCCAACCCCTGGCGGCGACATGTTTGAGGGCAAGCCGCTCGAGAACGCGGTCACGATGGGTTTCAGTGCAGCCATCGCGCAGATACTGCTACTTGATCTCGTGTTTTCCATCGACAGCATCATTACTGCGGTTGGTATGACCGAACATGTCTCGATCATGGTGATCGCTGTCGTCGTCGCAGTGACCGTGATGCTCGTTGCCGCCAATCCGTTAGCCAAGTTCATTAACGACAACCCTACGGTTGTGATGCTCGCCCTAGGCTTTCTGATCATGATCGGCATGACGCTCATTGCCGAAGGCTTCGGCGCGCATGTACCGAAGGGCTACGTGTATGCAGCAATGGCATTCTCGGCCGGTATAGAGGTGCTGAACATACTGTCCCGACGCGCCAAGCGAAAGCAGCCTGAGTCGGCTCGTTAG
- a CDS encoding flippase: MSAITTLFHKLKLYLFNASWMMAERLLNIGVGFLMAIVLARYLGPEQFGILAYAISMTAIFASAGHMGLAGLVVREVVKQPDKVPETLGTTFMLKLTGMTLGFILVFVYAWMFEEVGGTEFWMLLIVASAIFFQTFDVVEYWFQSQVQARYPAIAKSSAILLSAGLKLLMVVSGAGVVAFAFAHTAQFIIAAVILALLYKSTTTVSLMSWKASFAKAKELLSQGWILYLGSIFAVIYMKIDQVMLKWMVGAEEVGVYAVAAQLSEAWYFLPIAIVASFFPKLIKLHAADLALFNKRFQQLFDVLFILAIAVAVLVSLVAEPVIALLFGDEYQNSASILTIHIWAGVFIFMRAAFSRWILIEGALMFSLITQGLGALANIGLNLLLIPRYGGEGAAMATLISYAVASYAALLVHKKTRPVFYMMTKSMFSPVRYAFNAVGATR, encoded by the coding sequence ATGAGCGCTATCACCACCCTCTTCCACAAACTCAAGCTGTACCTGTTCAATGCTTCATGGATGATGGCGGAGCGGCTGCTGAACATCGGCGTGGGCTTCCTCATGGCGATTGTGCTGGCCCGCTATCTGGGACCGGAACAGTTCGGGATTCTCGCTTACGCCATTTCCATGACCGCGATCTTCGCCTCGGCCGGTCACATGGGACTGGCAGGCCTGGTGGTGCGCGAGGTGGTAAAGCAGCCGGACAAGGTTCCGGAGACGCTGGGCACCACCTTCATGCTTAAGCTGACCGGCATGACCCTCGGTTTCATTCTGGTATTCGTTTACGCGTGGATGTTCGAAGAAGTTGGCGGCACCGAGTTCTGGATGCTGCTGATCGTCGCCTCGGCGATCTTCTTCCAGACCTTCGACGTGGTGGAATACTGGTTCCAGTCTCAGGTGCAGGCCCGCTACCCGGCCATCGCCAAGTCCAGTGCGATCCTGCTCTCGGCCGGCCTCAAGCTGTTGATGGTCGTCAGCGGCGCCGGCGTCGTAGCCTTCGCCTTCGCGCATACCGCGCAGTTCATCATCGCCGCGGTGATCCTCGCACTGCTCTACAAAAGCACCACCACGGTCTCGCTGATGAGCTGGAAGGCCAGCTTCGCCAAGGCCAAGGAGCTGCTCAGCCAGGGCTGGATTCTCTACCTCGGATCGATCTTCGCAGTGATCTACATGAAGATCGATCAGGTCATGCTCAAGTGGATGGTGGGTGCCGAGGAGGTGGGCGTTTATGCCGTGGCCGCACAGCTCTCCGAGGCCTGGTACTTCCTGCCGATCGCCATCGTCGCGTCGTTCTTCCCCAAGCTGATCAAGCTGCATGCGGCCGACCTGGCGCTGTTCAACAAGCGCTTCCAGCAGCTCTTCGACGTCCTGTTCATTCTCGCCATAGCCGTGGCGGTGCTGGTGTCGCTCGTCGCCGAACCTGTGATCGCCCTGCTGTTCGGCGACGAGTACCAGAACTCCGCCTCGATCCTCACCATCCATATCTGGGCCGGCGTGTTCATCTTCATGCGCGCGGCGTTCAGCCGCTGGATCCTGATTGAGGGCGCACTGATGTTTTCACTGATCACTCAGGGCCTCGGGGCGCTGGCCAATATCGGCCTCAACCTGCTGCTGATCCCTCGGTACGGCGGTGAAGGCGCCGCCATGGCCACGCTCATTTCTTATGCGGTTGCTTCGTACGCTGCACTGCTGGTGCACAAGAAGACCCGCCCGGTGTTCTACATGATGACCAAGTCGATGTTCAGCCCGGTCCGTTACGCATTCAACGCCGTAGGAGCCACCCGATGA
- a CDS encoding GGDEF domain-containing protein — protein sequence MMFLTPLRSLRARFAIVVALVVFVLSCIFGTAIGESSISRLKEWTGQQLGEAAFSMVDRLDRDMNGRSKELTVLSELQALRNPENVGEARTLLNHLSDHFPSYSWIGLTNASGKVVASTDSLLEGVDISARPVFLNGVENTFIGDVHEAVLLAKLLPNPSGEAMKFVDISMPVRDDSGALAGVLATHLSWEWADEVGRSLFEPLQKRLPGLEFLVVSKDRTVLLGPREMIGKPIGIKLGDRPVQNWSVMHWPDGTEYLTGFAESVGFEDYPGLGWTVIARQPAKIAFAEARQLRDEIFIWGAMLSLAFAVIGWFVAGMITQPLREIVDAAARISEGAAVRIPLLKSTQEVEALSVAIRHLVDSLTRKRSQLALVEGIAYRDTVTGLPNRAALQKYVEAVRTEEERQSSFGVLCLDLDGFKPVNDLFGHAVGDALLHEVGLRLSASIRDGDIAVRHGGDEFVLLLRLRKGESVRNVQRAADRMIARLAEPVSLAGESINIGCSVGGALWSGGDFADALRSADEALYRAKGAGKGRASFSVANKGEAKAPAPQAF from the coding sequence TTGATGTTTCTCACACCTTTACGCAGCTTGCGAGCGCGTTTCGCCATCGTCGTCGCCCTGGTCGTATTCGTGCTCAGCTGCATTTTCGGCACCGCCATCGGTGAGTCTTCCATTTCGCGATTGAAGGAATGGACGGGGCAACAGCTCGGAGAAGCGGCTTTCTCGATGGTTGATCGACTTGACCGCGACATGAATGGTCGCTCCAAAGAGCTGACCGTACTCAGTGAGCTCCAAGCGCTTCGCAACCCAGAAAATGTTGGTGAAGCCCGCACGCTTCTCAATCATCTGAGCGATCACTTTCCCAGCTACTCCTGGATCGGCCTCACAAACGCCAGCGGCAAGGTGGTTGCCTCCACCGATAGCCTGTTGGAGGGCGTGGACATCTCGGCCAGACCCGTATTCCTTAACGGGGTGGAAAACACCTTTATCGGTGACGTACACGAGGCGGTGTTACTGGCCAAACTGCTGCCGAACCCGTCGGGCGAGGCGATGAAATTTGTCGACATCAGCATGCCCGTACGCGATGACTCGGGGGCACTGGCAGGGGTGCTGGCCACCCATCTCTCCTGGGAGTGGGCAGATGAGGTTGGCAGGTCATTGTTTGAACCACTGCAAAAGCGTTTGCCTGGGTTGGAGTTTCTTGTCGTTAGCAAAGACAGGACGGTGCTGCTCGGCCCGAGAGAAATGATCGGTAAGCCTATCGGAATCAAGCTCGGGGACCGTCCCGTGCAGAATTGGTCCGTTATGCATTGGCCAGACGGCACAGAATATCTGACGGGATTTGCCGAAAGCGTCGGCTTCGAGGACTACCCCGGATTGGGTTGGACCGTCATTGCTCGCCAGCCCGCAAAGATCGCGTTTGCCGAAGCACGCCAGCTACGCGATGAGATTTTCATCTGGGGCGCCATGCTGTCCTTGGCCTTCGCCGTCATCGGCTGGTTTGTCGCGGGAATGATTACCCAGCCGCTACGAGAGATCGTTGACGCAGCGGCCCGCATTTCGGAAGGGGCCGCAGTCCGGATTCCGCTACTGAAAAGCACGCAGGAAGTCGAAGCCCTCAGCGTTGCGATACGGCATCTGGTGGACAGCCTGACCCGAAAAAGAAGTCAGCTGGCGTTGGTCGAGGGGATTGCCTATCGCGATACCGTGACCGGACTGCCGAACCGGGCAGCGCTGCAGAAATACGTAGAAGCTGTACGGACCGAAGAAGAACGGCAATCGAGCTTCGGCGTTCTGTGCCTGGACCTCGATGGCTTCAAGCCGGTCAATGACCTCTTTGGCCATGCCGTAGGTGATGCGCTCCTGCATGAGGTCGGGTTGCGGCTTTCGGCTTCGATCCGCGACGGAGACATCGCGGTGCGGCACGGTGGAGATGAGTTCGTCCTGCTTCTGCGCCTGCGCAAAGGCGAATCCGTGCGCAATGTGCAGCGCGCGGCCGATCGCATGATCGCCAGGCTTGCCGAGCCGGTATCGCTGGCGGGCGAATCTATCAACATCGGTTGCAGTGTCGGCGGCGCGCTCTGGTCAGGCGGTGACTTTGCCGACGCACTTCGGTCGGCTGACGAAGCGCTATACCGCGCCAAAGGCGCCGGTAAGGGACGAGCGAGCTTTAGCGTTGCCAACAAGGGTGAGGCTAAGGCGCCGGCGCCGCAGGCATTCTGA
- a CDS encoding SAM-dependent methyltransferase, giving the protein MPTASFSYAQLAERFQQLDEFLLQHQPLWRPRPFTHMRLGWESEHAELALWLRGRSLEDAEAAHNQPAQLLAPAPFPQLAARAIALSCMDELPSSPIRNTDARQLADVPGRKWLQIRAFDAALTFSEVPHHWVDWCAGKGHLGRQLVRRGGGLTCLEWDQALVTAGAHLSQKLGIDANHRQQDVMADDVAAQLRPTTTPIALHACGDLHVRMINLSIAQRCQQLAIAPCCYNRIQTDRYRPLSTLGRQSSLELSRDDLGLPLSETVTAGARERRQRDQSMAWRLGFDLLQRELRGKNDYLPTPSLPSSWLKKRFAQYCRDLAALKQLPEPPEHNWDALERRGWQRLAEVRNLELLRGLFRRPLELWLLLDRALLLAENGYAVRLGTFCPAELTPRNLMLIAELEARFAST; this is encoded by the coding sequence ATGCCCACCGCCTCATTCAGCTACGCACAACTGGCCGAACGCTTTCAGCAGCTCGACGAGTTTCTGTTGCAGCACCAACCGTTGTGGCGCCCGCGCCCCTTCACGCACATGCGTCTCGGCTGGGAATCCGAACACGCTGAACTGGCCCTTTGGTTACGCGGCCGCTCGCTCGAAGACGCTGAAGCCGCGCACAACCAGCCCGCACAGCTGCTCGCACCCGCCCCGTTTCCACAGCTGGCTGCACGGGCCATCGCCCTGAGCTGCATGGACGAGTTGCCCTCCTCACCCATCCGAAACACTGACGCGCGCCAGCTGGCCGACGTGCCCGGACGCAAGTGGCTGCAGATCCGGGCATTCGACGCGGCCCTGACGTTCAGTGAAGTCCCGCACCACTGGGTCGACTGGTGCGCGGGCAAAGGTCATCTGGGGCGCCAGCTGGTCAGGCGCGGGGGCGGGCTGACGTGCCTTGAGTGGGATCAGGCTTTGGTTACAGCCGGCGCCCACCTCAGTCAGAAGCTGGGCATCGACGCAAACCACCGACAGCAGGACGTGATGGCCGACGACGTGGCTGCACAGCTCCGCCCCACCACAACGCCGATAGCGCTGCATGCCTGTGGCGATCTGCACGTTCGTATGATCAACCTGAGCATCGCGCAACGCTGCCAGCAACTGGCCATCGCCCCCTGTTGCTACAACCGGATCCAGACAGATCGTTACCGGCCCTTGTCGACGCTTGGGCGGCAATCAAGCCTTGAGCTCTCCCGTGACGACCTCGGCCTGCCACTCAGCGAAACCGTCACTGCCGGCGCGCGCGAACGCCGTCAGCGCGACCAGTCGATGGCCTGGCGCCTGGGTTTCGATCTGCTCCAACGTGAGCTGCGCGGCAAAAACGATTATTTGCCCACACCCTCGCTTCCCAGTAGCTGGCTGAAAAAGCGCTTCGCACAGTACTGCCGTGACCTGGCGGCGCTAAAGCAACTACCCGAACCGCCGGAGCACAACTGGGACGCGCTCGAACGGCGCGGCTGGCAACGCCTGGCCGAAGTACGCAATCTGGAATTGCTGCGCGGTCTGTTCCGACGGCCGCTGGAACTCTGGCTGCTGCTCGACCGCGCGCTGCTACTGGCCGAAAACGGCTATGCGGTACGCCTGGGAACGTTCTGCCCTGCCGAGCTGACACCTCGCAATCTGATGCTGATTGCCGAGCTTGAGGCGCGATTCGCAAGCACTTGA